A part of Lacerta agilis isolate rLacAgi1 chromosome 7, rLacAgi1.pri, whole genome shotgun sequence genomic DNA contains:
- the ABRA gene encoding actin-binding Rho-activating protein codes for MGEEATGNTMSSEEQLKKNTPAQRAIRKIRTASLVISLARGWQQWASDHHTKQVQEPSGWVPSEENPPRERVFPKPPTDFKKDQSRDGVSFPSVHQEPKENGEQAPSESNEAVQKLNIRSKEVTKTIVSKAYERGSGVSLLSDKYEKDNGCTLTDKSAEDIDKLLSGKMSPTRRRKCSNLVSELTKGWKQMEQEDKADEPELQNYRSDSLDTEDSGYGGDAEDKLDADNSCQEIRTVRIKRPSSSLANRNVKASKKYSPIHNLRGRWEDWADEHMITQKLNPFSEEFDYDLAMSTRLRKGDEGYGRPKEGTKTAERAKRAEDHIHREMKDMCFIIRTMARHRRDSKIQVTFGDLFERYVRISDKVVGILMRARKHGMLDFEGEMLWQGRDDHVIITLLE; via the exons ATGGGTGAGGAAGCCACAGGCAACACAATGTCTTCAGAAGAACAGCTGAAGAAGAACACCCCTGCCCAGAGGGCCATCAGGAAGATCCGGACGGCTAGCCTTGTCATCAGCTTGGCACGGGGATGGCAACAGTGGGCATCTGACCACCATACGAAGCAAGTCCAGGAGCCCAGTGGGTGGGTGCCTTCTGAGGAAAATCCCCCAAGGGAGAGGGTATTTCCCAAACCACCAACTGATTTCAAGAAAGACCAATCGAGAGATGGAGTGTCCTTTCCATCAGTACATCAGGAGCCAAAAGAAAATGGAGAGCAGGCCCCAAGTGAATCGAACGAAGCCGTCCAGAAACTTAACATCAGAAGCAAAGAGGTGACAAAGACCATTGTAAGTAAAGCCTACGAAAGAGGCAGTGGCGTGAGTCTCCTCAGTGACAAGTATGAAAAAGACAATGGGTGTACGTTGACAGACAAGAGTGCCGAAGACATTGATAAGCTTCTTAGTGGCAAAATGTCCCCtacgaggaggaggaagtgttctAACCTAGTGTCGGAGCTGACTAAGGGGTGGAAACAGATGGAACAGGAAGATAAGGCCGATGAACCAGAACTACAGAATTATCGTAGCGACAGCTTAGATACCGAGGACAGCGGTTATGGAGGCGACGCAGAGGACAAACTGGATGCTGACAACAGTTGTCAAGAAATACGGACCGTGAGAATAAAACGACCTTCATCATCACT TGCAAACAGAAATGTCAAGGCCTCCAAGAAATACAGCCCCATCCACAATCTGAGAGGGAGATGGGAAGACTGGGCAGATGAGCACATGATCACACAAAAACTCAATCCCTTCAGTGAGGAGTTTGATTACGACCTGGCCATGTCCACCCGCCTGCGCAAAGGAGATGAAGGCTATGGCCGTCCTAAAGAAGGTACAAAAACGGCAGAAAGGGCCAAGAGAGCGGAGGACCATATCCACCGAGAGATGAAAGACATGTGCTTCATCATCAGAACGATGGCTCGGCACCGCCGCGACAGCAAGATCCAAGTCACTTTTGGTGACCTGTTTGAAAGATACGTCCGTATTTCGGATAAGGTCGTTGGAATACTCATGAGGGCCAGGAAGCATGGGATGCTGGACTTTGAAGGAGAAATGTTGTGGCAAGGCCGGGATGACCACGTGATAATAACCTTGCTAGAATAA